The Panicum hallii strain FIL2 chromosome 9, PHallii_v3.1, whole genome shotgun sequence genome has a window encoding:
- the LOC112873105 gene encoding uncharacterized protein LOC112873105, translated as MGATISRRRSPQLLPPPPPPPPSESLASLPENVLAEIFIKLPPHPASLRSVSLGSHQFRDVVTNRPFLRKFHAHHGDVPPLVGLFLNEKIPHFLPTTCCGVVRSKSDSAVAGSGPLEPCDAGWYILSTRHGRVLLQSPDRRRLLVLDPMVGRRQYMDAPLRYRPKYRSTAAVVCDPGTAGHGYCRSTGFRIVFVYFSNIFQTLVCIYSSETGRWVKVDLFQDMAPRAPIDVMRPCVQVGDVIYWQCVFPVILAFNVNTHQLSQVPVPAG; from the coding sequence ATGGGTGCCACCATCAGCCGCCGCCGATCCCCCCAGCTcctgcctccgcctccgccgccgccaccgtcggAATCCCTGGCGTCTCTGCCGGAGAACGTCCTCGCGGAGATCTTCATCAAGCTTCCCCCGcatccggcgagcctccgcagCGTCTCCCTCGGCAGCCACCAGTTCCGCGACGTCGTCACGAATCGCCCGTTCCTCCGAAAGTTCCACGCCCACCACGGCGACGTGCCTCCCCTCGTCGGCTTATTCCTCAACGAGAAGATCCCCCACTTCCTCCCGACGACCTGCTGTGGGGTCGTCCGCTCCAAATCTGACAGTGCTGTCGCAGGTTCTGGACCCCTGGAGCCATGCGACGCCGGCTGGTACATCCTCAGCACCCGCCACGGCCGCGTATTGCTGCAGAGCCCGGACCGGCGGCGTCTCCTCGTGCTGGATCCCATGGTAGGTCGCAGGCAATACATGGACGCGCCGTTGAGGTACAGGCCCAAGTACCGGAGCACTGCCGCGGTGGTCTGTGACCCCGGCACGGCAGGCCACGGATACTGCCGCTCCACCGGGTTCCGCATCGTGTTCGTCTACTTCAGCAACATCTTCCAGACTCTGGTGTGCATCTACTCATCAGAGACAGGCAGGTGGGTGAAGGTGGATTTATTCCAGGATATGGCGCCACGGGCACCAATAGATGTGATGAGGCCATGCGTTCAGGTGGGGGATGTCATTTACTGGCAGTGTGTCTTCCCAGTCATCCTCGCTTTCAACGTCAACACTCATCAACTAAGCCAGGTCCCGGTTCCGGCCGGTTGA